DNA sequence from the Geobacter sp. AOG2 genome:
CGCTCCCCTCCAGAAAGGTGATGAAGAACATCATCATGAAGATGACCGGCACGAACACCAGTACGAAACCGACTCCGGAGATGACCCCCTCGGTGGCCAGTGAGACCGTCCAGTCCGGGGCGCCCACCAGCCCCAGGACGATGGTCGTCCAATGCTTGAAGGGGCCGCCGGCCATGTCGCCGATCCAGTCGCCGAAGGGCTTGGAAAGGTCGAAGGTCAGCTTGAACACCAGCCACATGGCGGCCAGGAAGATCGGGATGCCGAGGAAGCGGTTGAGCACCACCCGGTCGATCCGTTCGGTCAGCTCGACCCGGCGCCCCTCCTTCCTGAAGAGCACCTCGCGGGCCAGCCCGGCGGCCTGGGAGTAGCGGGCGTCGGCCATGACCGCCTCCAGGTCTTCCCCGTGCCCCCGGCGCAGGTGGTGGAAGATCTCCTCCGGCAGGGCGTCCTGGGCCAGGTTGGTCTCCCGGCGCAACCGCTCGTCGCCCTCCATGAGCCTGAGCAGCAGCCAGCGTTCCGGGTACAGGCCGAACAGGGCGGGGTGCTCCCGGCGCAGGGTGTCGCCCAGCAGGGCCACGGCGGTCTCGATGTCGTCGCCGTAGTTGAGGGTGCGCGGCGCATGTTCCGCCGGGCGCGCGGCCGTCTCCAGCACCCTGTCCAGGAGTTCCGCCAGGCCGTTCTTCCGGGTGGCCGAGGTGGGCACCACGCCGACGCCCAGCATCGTTTCCATGTCCCCGATGTTGAACCGGTACCCCTTGGCCGTGGCCTCGTCGTAGATGTTCAGCGCCATGACCACCGGGATGCCCAGCTCCATGAGCTGCACCGTCAGGTACAGGTTGCGCTCCAGGTTGGTGGCGTCCACCACGTTGACGATCAGGTCGGGCCGCTGCTTCACCAGGTAGTCCCGGGCGATGATCTCCTCCTGGGTGTAGGGGGAGAGGGAGTAGGTGCCGGGGAGGTCAACCAGCCGGATCTTCCGGCCGTTGTGCTCGAACAGGGCCTCCTTCTTTTCCACGGTCACGCCGGGCCAGTTGCCCACCTGCAGCCGCGTGCCGGCAATGGCGTTGATCAGCGTGGACTTGCCCACGTTGGGGTTGCCCGCCACGGCCACCACGAGAGGGCGCGCCTCCGCGGGGGAAACGGCGTCGCGGCCGGTGTTCCGCGTCTCTTCCGTCATGGCGCCACCTCCACTTCGATCCCTTCCGCCTCCTTCTTGCGCAGGGAAAGGTTGTATCCCTTGATGGTCACCTCCATGGGGTCCCCCAGGGGGGCCATCTTTTCCACCCTGACCAGCTCGCCGGCCAGCACCCCCATGTCCATCAGCCGCCGCTTCATGGGGCCGACAGCCGTCCCGATGCGCACGATCCTCCCCTGCTGCCCCGGTTTCATCATTGCCAGATGCATCACCTACCTCCGTATCTTTATTTTCATGGCCACGCCGCGATCGACGGCAATTCGCGATTCATCCACCTTCAGGAGCACCAGGCTGCCGCTGTTGTTCAGCATCTCCACCTGCTTGCCGACCCTGAGGCCCATATCCTCCACCCGCACGTCACCCGGTTTGCGCTCCTCTTTGCACCGGCATCCGCCGCACTCCGGCGTGCACTGTCCCACCTCGACGATCTCGCCCCGTTCCCCGGGGCCCATCAGTCCCAACGGCATCATCGGCATGACTTCCTTTCCTTGTTAAAACTTGAGCACCACTCCGTAGAGCAGGGCCAGATCGTCCTCGGGTCTGGTGAGCCCGACCTTGACGCCGGCATCCACATCCAGGAATTCGGCGACCTCGTACCGGGCGCCGACCAGGCCATAGCTGCACAATTCGCTGGTCGACCGCTCCTGGGTCGTGGACAGGCCGAAGTCGGTCACCAGCGTCAGTCCCTTCATGACCTGCGCCTCGCCGGCCAGGGAGCCGAACCAGAGGTCGGAGCGGTTCTCCTCCCGCTGCAGGTCGGTGCGGAAGCCGTGGTGCTCGTAGCCCACATTGGCGTGGAGCAGGTACGTCCCCTCCAGGAATTCCCTGGTGGCGATGAGCGTGCCGCCGGCGCCCCAGCGGCCGTCCGAGAGCCCGGCGCCGTACTTGCCGGTGGGCAGGATGACGGTCGGCTTGACGGCCAGGCTCAGCCCCTCGTGCTCGAAGAAGCGGTACTTCAGCTCCAGGGTCATGTCGCCGAAGCCGTCGTTGGTCCCGGCCAGTTGGCCGTCTTCCCTGACCCGCTCGCTGAAGAGGTAGGGAACCGCCAGGGACACGCCCAGATCCCTGGTGACGCCGGTGGTGATCTTCATCTCGCCGTCGAAGGCCTCGCTGCGCGTGGAGACCCCGTTATCCGACTCCTTGTCGCAGGTATAGCCGCCGTTCAGCTCCACCTCGGCATGGCGTGGCTCCACGGTCCCGGTATCGTCCGTGACGAGCGGCGGGCCGGCAAAGGACGGTGCCGCTCCCAGGGCCACCGCGGCCGACAGCGCCGCCGCCGCGATCCCCCGCCGCATGGTGTTCCCCCTGGTGTTCTTCCCCTTGGTGATGGTGGTCTCAGACATCGTTCCTTCCTCCTGTGTGGTTGATGATATGCATACATTTCAGGCATTCGCGGAGCGTGCAGACCCCGCAGGCGTGGTGCATGAAGACCGGGATGTCGTTGGCCCGCGCCGCCGTCACGGCCTCGTTTCTGGCCCGGTGGGATACCTTGTTGGTGAAGATCACCACGGCATCGGCGTGTTTCAGTTTCGCGGCAATGCCGTTTTGGGCGGTGGTGAAGACGCTCAACTGCACGCCGGCCCGCTCGGCCTCCCTCAGGTACTGCGGCTCCAGGCGGTCCATCCCGCCGATCAGCACAACGCTCATGGTCCTCTCCTTTTTTCGTGTAATAGATATTGATAATCGTTATCAATATGAGAGCAAAAAAGAGGGGCGGTGACGCCCTTTTTGCTGTGTATGGTCAGTTCAACTGTTCCGGATTCTCAACGGTGAGATGAATGTTCGCAAAGCGTCGGGTACGACAGGGGGGCGGACTTCCGCCGCCGGTTGTCCGCTGCGGGGCGTTACCGTGGCCGGCACACCCGGCGCGTATCCCGCCCGGTCCGGATATGCGGGACTCCCTGTGTGGCGAACCATGCGTGCCGTTTCCTCTGCGTGGGGTAGTGGTGGTGCCGGTGCCGTCTGATTTGATATTGAAAACTGAAATCAATATACGGATCGACATCCGGGCTGTCAAGCATAAAAAAAGCAGGGTGCGGAAAAAATCCGCCGGCCGGACCGTTCCGCGCAACAGCCACAAAACTATTGCACACTCTCAACACGGTTGTAATCTTTCCCTGCTACATATAGCAAACATGAGAGCCTACAAAGCAGACCTGCACGTCCATTCGAGCCACTCCAACAAGCCCACCTACTGGGCGATGCGCAAGTTCAACTGCCCCGAAAGCTACACCTCTCCCGAGTACCTCTACCAGACCGCCAGAAGCCGGGGGATGGATTTCGTCACCATCAGCGACCACAACAGCATCAACGGCGCACTGGAGATCGCCCATCTGCCGGGGGCGTTCGTCAGTTCGGAGATCACCGCCTACTTTCCCGAAAATGACTGCAAGGTCCATGTGGTGGTGCTGCACATCACCGAAGCCCAGTTCCGCCAGATCATGGAGCTGCGCAAAAACATCTACGAGATGGTGGCCTACCTCCACCGGGAGGGGATCGCCCACTTCCTGGCCCATCCGCTCTATGCCCAGAACGACAAGCTGACCACCGCCATCATCGAGAAATCCCTGGTGCTCTTCACCACCTTCGAGGTCAGAAACGGCTGCCGGGCGCGGCGGTTCAACGCCTTTACCGAGCAGATCGTCGCCGGGCTCGACCGCGAGACCCTGGAGCTGCTCGCCGACCGGCATGATGTACGGCCCTACGGCCCGACACCCTGGATCAAGGGGATGGTGGGAGGGTCGGACGACCACGGCGGGCTGTTCATCAGCCGGGCCCATACGGCCGTCGACGGCGCCGACGACGTGGACGGGTTCATCCAGGGCATAAAGGCGGGGCGAAGCCGCGCCGAAGGCGATAACGGCGGCCCCCTGACCATGGCCCACAGCATGTACGGCATCGCCCACAGCTTCTACCGGGAGCGCTTCGGCGAACGCCGCCGCAGTTCGACCCCCTTCATCAGCGCCCTGATGAATCGTTTCTTCAATGTCGGTTCGGCCAGGGAGTCCTTCGTGGAAAAGATCAGGCTGTTCATCCTGAAGAACATCCCCGAATCCCGGAGCCACCGCGACCGGAGTTTCGAGGAGGTCCTGGACCGGGAGGCCCGGGTGCTGCTGAACGACGGCGTGTTCCTGGCCACCCTCAAGGGCGCGGACCAGAACCGCACCATCTTCGCCGTGACCAGCTATCTGGCCAACCGGATGATCTATATCTACACCAACCGCCTGATGTCCCTGCCGCTCTCCGCCGGTTTCTTCGACTACGTCACCACCCTCTCCACCATCGGCCTGGTGCACCTCCTGGTGACGCCGTATTACCTGGCCTTCCACCACCAGCACAAAGGCAAGGATATCATGCGCGGCCTCAGGGAAACCTTCCCCGATGCCGGCGCCGGGGAAGGGGACGAGAAGATCGCCCTGTTCACCGACACCCTGGACGAGATCAACGGGGTGGCGATTACCATACGCCGCCTGATCCAGACCGCCCGCAACCGGGGTGTCGCGTTGACGGTGATCACCGCCGGCGCCGCCGACGCACCGATCCCCGAAGGGGTCAAACGGTTCGAGTCGGTGGGCGATTTCGTGCTGCCGGAATATCCCGAACTGAAGCTCTCCTTCCCGCCGATCCTGGACGTCATGGACTACATCGAGCAGGGGGGCTTCACCCGCATCCACGTGAGCACGCCCGGAACCGTCGGCCTGCTGGGGCTCCTGATCGGCCGGATCATGGATATCCCGGTGGCCGGGACCTATCACACCGACATCCCCCAGTACGTGCGCAGCCTGACCAACGACGAATTCCTGGAACAGGCGGCCTGGAGCTACATGATCTGGTTCTACAACCAGATGGAAGAGGTCATGGTGCCGTCCAACGGCACCAGGCAGCAGCTCCTGTCCCGCGGTCTGGCTGAGGAAAAGATGAAGCCGTTGCCGCGCTGGGTGGACACGGAACAGTTCACGCCGGTCAGGCGCAAGGCGGATTTCTGGACCGGGCGCGGCATCCCGGAAGGGATCAGGCTCCTGTACGTGGGGCGGGTATCGCGGGAAAAGGCGCTGGAGCTTTTGGCGGAAACCTTCCGCGACCTGATCGACTCCGGCTTCGAGGCCTCGCTGGTGATCGTCGGCGACGGACCGTACCGCCGGGAGATGGAGGCGTATCTGAAGGGGTATCCGGTCTATTTTACCGGCTATCTGGCGGGCGAGGAGTTGCAGGACGGGTACGCCTCGGCCGACCTGTTCGTCTTCCCCAGCGCCACCGATACCTTCGGCAATGTGGTCCTGGAGGCCCAGTCCTCGGGGTTGCCGGTGATCGTCTCCGATGCCGGCGGTCCGAAAGAGCTGATGGTGGACGGCGAGACCGGCGTGGTCTTCAGCGCCGGCAACGGCGCGGGACTGGCCGACGCCATCAGGTATTTCCTCACCAACCGGTCGGTGCTGGCCGAAATGAGCCGCAACGCCCGAAGCTTTACCCTGCTCAAGGCCCCCGACAGCGGCGACGTCTACAATACCATCCTCCAGAGCGGCCGGGCGGCCTGACGGCAGATCGAGTTTTTCACCCGTAGTTCCTCCCCCTGTTATGCCGGGACAGACGTTCTTGTCCCGGCGATTTTTTTTGCCCCGATTGCCGCTTTCCTACCGGAGCCGCTTGTTCGCCACCACCGCCGATCCGGGCAGGCTCTTGGCGGCCTTTTTGACTTCGGTGGCCAGGGAGGCGAGCTGGGCGTAGGAGTTGATCGGCATCAGGAGGGTATTGACGATGCCGATGGAGAGGGAGAGCAGCCCGAAGGTCTCCTGTTCGCCTTTTCTGTTGACGGCGTTGTAGCACTTCGCCCCGTAATCCGCATCGCCGTGAAAGAGCGGCAGGTGGCCTTCGAATTCCCTGACGATCTCGTTCACCAGTATTTGGGCGCCGTGGGGAGGGGTTATGAGGATGAAATCGTCGCCGCCGATATGGCCGTAAAAAATGTTGTCGTTCGTGGGGGAGCGCTTCACGACGCGTTCCGTAATTTCGGCCAGGGCCTTGATGACCACGTCCCCCCGCTGAAAGCCGTAACAATCGTTGAAGGGCTTGAAGTTGTCGATGTCGATATAGGCGATATCGAAGGCCCTGCCGGACTCCAGATGCCCGGTGATCTCCCTTTGGATACTTGCGTTGCCCGGCAGTCCGGTCAGAGGGTTGGCCCCCTTGGCCAGGGAGATGTTGATCTCCGCCATGGCGTTCACCAGTTTTTTTACATCGACGACACCGGCATATCTCCCCGACATGGTGGCACAGATGTTGTCGATGCGCGCCAGACGGCACTCCCGCAGCTGGATGGCCCGCGCCGCCTCCTCGATGCTCGTATGGGCATCCAGGATCAGCTCGACGGGCGACATGAGATCCTTGATCCTCTTTGAATGGTTGATGTGAAAGCCGAAACCGTGCCGCCCGATCACATGCTCCTCGAGGAACGTCGCCCGGTTGAGGATACCGACCACGCCGCCGTTTTCCACCACCGGCAGGACGAGCAGTTCCCGGTCGTTCTGGAAGCGGCTCAATGCGGCCGGAATCGTATCCGAGGGGGCCACGGGAAGCGGGTGGAGCAGGATCTCGCCCAGGTGTTCCGCCAGCGCCGCCGGAGAGGCGGGCGGGGAACTCGCCAGGGGAAGCGGAAGCGGCCCCGTCTCCGTCCCTGCCGGGCCCGGGTTCGCGGTTCCGCCGGTGGAGGCGTCCCGTGCGGGCAGGGCCGTCCCGGTACGGATGAAATCCTCGAAGAGGTGCGCTTCGAGCGGCCTGGAGTAGAAGAACCCCTGTATCTCCCGGCATTTTCTCCTTTTGAAGTATTCAAGCTGTTCCGCCGTTTCCACCCCCTCGGCCACAACCGCAAGGTGCAGGGAGTTGGCCATGGCAATGATGGCGTCCACAAGTGCGGCATCATCGCTCCGGGAAACGATCTCGCTGACGAACGACCGGTCGATCTTGATCTTGTCGATGGGCAGGTGTTTGAGATAGGAGAGGGACGAGTAGCCGGTGCCGAAATCGTCGATCGATATGGTGATCCCTTTCTCCTTGAGCTTGAGCAGTTTGGTGACCGTGTCGTCCATGTCGCCCATCAGGGCGCTTTCGGTAAGCTCCAGTTCCAGATTTTCGGGGGCGAACCCGGTTTGCAGCAGGATGGCCAGGACCTTCTCCACAAACAGGTTGTCGCGCAGTTGGCGTGTGGAGATGTTGACCGAAACCTGCAAAGGGGGGAGGCCTGCATCCTGCCAGGATCTGCACTGGCTGCACGCCGACCTGAGCGCCCATTCGCCGAGCTTCACGATCATCCCGTTTTCTTCGGCAATGGGGATGAACTTGGCGGGGGATATGACGCCCGATCCGGGACGTTTCCAGCGCAGAAGGGCCTCCATACCCGTGACGTTGCCGCTCTCGACGGAGACTTTCGGCTGATAGCAGAGGTAGAACTCGTTGTCCTCGATGCCCCGCAGCATGCTGGCCTCGATCTGGTGCCGTTCGAAGGCCCTGCTGTTCAACTCCCCGGAAAAGAACTGGAAGCGGTTGGCGGCCTCCTGTTCGCGGGCCTGATTCATGGCGATGTGGGCGTTCTGCAGCAAGATATCCGTCGTGAAGCCGTCTGCCGGGAAGCAGGCCACTCCCATGGCCGCGGTCACCATCATCTCCCCCTGGGGCAGGGCCACCGGTTCGCTGAACATGGTCTGGAGTTTGCTCAAGATGGTTGCAATATCCGGTTCCTGCACCAACCCGCCCAGCACGATGACGAATTCGTCGCGGCTGATGCGCGCGACGGTATCGCTTTGGCGCAGCAGCGCCTGGAAACGTTCCGCAAGCGCCCTGGCTATGTCCCTGCTTCCTCCGTGCCCGAATGCATCCACGATGCTGGTGACGCCGGACAAGCCGATGTAGATGATGGCGGAGCTGCGGTGCTCCCGGCTGCCGAGGGCAATGATCTGGTTGAGCCGGTCCATGAGGAGGTTCTGGTTGGGGAGGCCGGTTTCGGCATCATAGTAGACCAGTTGCTGGATTTCTTCTTCGGCCCTGATCCGCTCGGTAATATCGCGGACAATGGTTATGGCGCATTTCTCGCCGTTCAGCGTGACCAGGCGGGCCGACAGTATCCCGGTGACCAGTGCGCCGTTCTTTTTCCTGAAGGTGGCGGTCTGGTTGTCGACCGAGCCGTGGCGCTCCAGCAATGCCGCAAGTTCAAACTGGTCTTCGGGATTTTTCCAGAGCCTGATGTGGCGCGGCGTCTTGCCGATGACTTCGGCTTCGCCGTAACCGCTCATCAGGGAAAATCCCTCGTTCACATGGATGAAGGCGCCGTCGCTCAACCTGTTGATGTTGATGGAATCGGGGGAGATCTGGAAGGCCTTGTAGAACAGGTCGCGGGAGAGCTGTACCTCTCCGGTGTAATGCCTGATCAGGACATAGAGCAGAGCGGAGGTCAATACGACAAAGAGGCTGCCCTCGAACAGCACGAACGTAAGGGGGTGTGCCGCTTTCAGCACCATCGGGTTGGAAGCCATGATCAGGCCCACAGCCATGGCCGCATACAGGATGACGATCCTGCCGGGGGAAAGTATCAAGAATGTGGAGCCGTTTTCATTCATGGGGACCCCGTGGTGAAGAGAGGTTGATGCCGTGCCGTGCACGCTGAGTCGAATGGGCCGGCTCCTGCCGTAGCATAACATTCGATGGTGACAAGGGTGTTACGGCCCTGTTGCGTTTTTGTGCTAAATGCGCCCTGGTTTTTCCTGCATTTGCGATGACAGGCCGGTCCGGGAGGTTTGTCCCAAACGTGCAACATCTCGGTTGGCATGCCGGTACGGGCTGCCCGGCGCCACGTCCGCCGGTTCATATCCGGTTCCGGCCAAAGCCGGCGGACCCCGTTTCCCCGATCGGCCTTTACATCCGGAACCGGCTCCGGGAGCCGTTCCCCAGGGCAAGGGACCTCTTCCCTTCTTCTCTCCCCGCCGTCCCCGGCAGATTTTTCACAACCGCAACGCATTCTTCATCAACTGTTTCCAATCCGCACCCCGGATGTAACGTCGCCATGCTTTACTGCCGAAAGCTTGCACGAGAGATCAGGAGGCGACATGAAACCCGTTTCGTCAAAGACCAGCCCGGTAAAAGAGGCCCACCCCGTACTTGTTTCGGCAGCGACCATGGCCCATGGCTTCATGCGTTCCATGGCCATCAAGCCCTATGCGCCGAAAAACCGCCGCCGCGAGTTCGGCCTGATGAAGAGCTTCCACAGCATGCACAGCATCCGCTGCCAGGTGTTCCGCGAAAAGAGCGCCGGATCGATGCCGACCATCGTGATCGCCGGTTTCGTGCCCGACGCCACGGAGACGATTGAATTCCAGCGCCCGCTTTTGCGCAGGCACGGCAGCATCTACTATCTCAACTATCCCCGCAACGGCTTCTCGGTGGAGATGTTTTCCGCCCAGTTGTCCGACCTGATCGACGATATCCACGCCAGGGGGAACAAGCCGCTGATCATGAGCATCAGCTTCGGTTCCGGCCTGCTGGTGGATTTTCTCAGGCGGGCCGACGAGCATATCCACGAAAAGATCCGCGGCCTGCTCCTGGTCAGCCCGGTGATCTGCACCGACGACCTGATCCGTCCCAAGGGCGAGAAACGCGACGGCATCCGTTTTCTGGAGAGCAGCCTGCAGAAGATCATCACCGCCGATCCGGCCAAACAGGATGAACTGGAGAAACAGGTGGAGCGTTCGCGCCGCTGTTTCCAGGCCCTGTTCGCCGCCGGCGCCGAAAACCGGGTATTGAGCAGCAAGCATCTGGCGATCCGCCGCAAGATCATGGACGTACTGGCCCATACCTCGGCCCTGGGGGGATACGAGCGGGTCAAGGCGTTGCGGGAGCTTGAGTTCCCCGCGCTCGCCGGTTCGGTCTTCGCCGGCCCGGTTCTGGCGCTTATGGCCGAGAACGAGGAGGATATCCTGGTGCCGCGGTCGCCGACCCTCGCCCTTTTTGCCGATTCGGAGCGCTATACCAGGCTGTTCCCCAACTGCCGGGTGAAGAAGGTCATCTCCAAGAACGAGGGTGACAACGTGCCCCATGCCTCCATGATCTTTCACTACGACGCCTACAATCCCCTGCTGGAAAGCTGGTACAGCAAACTTTCGGCGCCGCTTCTGCAGATGGCGGTCTAAATGGCTCTCATCCGACGCGCATTGTGGACGCCGCCCCTGCAAGGGCTGATCAGGCATTCGGCCGCCCTCCGCGCCCAACGCTTTTTGGAGCGCGACCCCCTGTCGGCCCAGCGGGCCATCTTTCAGCGGCTCGTCTGCGCGGCGGACGGGACGCGCTTCGGCCGCGACCACGACTTTCCGGTCCTGGCGCGTCTCCCCTATGACCAGGCATACGACCGGTTCCGGCAGCGGGTGCCGATCCGCACCTACCAGGATTTCTGGGACGAATACTTCCAGGCCGGTTGCCGCACCGGTATCGACGGCAAAAAGCGCATCCGCCTGGAGGATGTCACCTGGCCCGGCAGGATGAGCATGTTCTGCGAGACCTCCGGCACCACCGCGCCGACCAAGTACATCCCCTTTTCCGGCCAGATGTTCGACGAAAACCGCCGGGCGGCCACGGACATGATCGCCTGCTATCTCGCCGCCCAGAGCACATCGCGCATCGGTTCCGGCAAGATCCTCTACATGTCCGGTTCCACCGAGCTGAACGACATGGGCGACGGCATCTGCTCCGGCGACATGAGCGCCATCACGCTCCGTTTTCGCCCGCGCTGGCTGAATCCCTTCGTGGAGCCACAGGCGCACGTTTCCGTCCTTCCTTGGGAAGAGAAGCTTCAGGCCATGGCCGAACTGCTGATCAACGACCCGGACATCCGGGTCATCTCCGGCGTGCCTCCCTGGATCATCCTGCTCCTGAAGCGCTGCGCCGAACTGGGCGGCAGGCCGCTTGGCGAACTGCTGCCGCACCTGGAGTTGATCATCCACGGCGGCACCAGCATCAAGCCCTATCGCAGCGAGTTCGAGGCGCTCTTCGACGGCCGGCTCCCCAATCTTCTGGAACTGTTGCCTTCCTCCGAGGCCTTCATGGCCTTTCAGCAGCAGGGCGATGAACAGATGCGCCTGACCCCTTTTTACGGTGCGTTCTTCGAGTTCGTGCGCTTCGAGGATCTGGACGGGCAGGGGCGGCCGCCGAGGGATGCCGAAGCGATTCCGTTGGAACAGGTGCAGGTGGGACAGCGCTACGCCGTGATCCTCAGCACCTGCTCCGGGTTGTGGCGCTACCACATCGGCGACACCATCCGCTTTACCTCGCTCGCGCCGCATTTCATCGAGTTCACCGGCCGGGACCGTTTTCTGGACAAGCTGGAGGAAAAGGTGACCCAGGGGGAGGTGGAACGGGCCATTGCGGAGTTGAACGACTTCGGAAGGTGGAACGTGCGG
Encoded proteins:
- a CDS encoding GH3 auxin-responsive promoter family protein, coding for MALIRRALWTPPLQGLIRHSAALRAQRFLERDPLSAQRAIFQRLVCAADGTRFGRDHDFPVLARLPYDQAYDRFRQRVPIRTYQDFWDEYFQAGCRTGIDGKKRIRLEDVTWPGRMSMFCETSGTTAPTKYIPFSGQMFDENRRAATDMIACYLAAQSTSRIGSGKILYMSGSTELNDMGDGICSGDMSAITLRFRPRWLNPFVEPQAHVSVLPWEEKLQAMAELLINDPDIRVISGVPPWIILLLKRCAELGGRPLGELLPHLELIIHGGTSIKPYRSEFEALFDGRLPNLLELLPSSEAFMAFQQQGDEQMRLTPFYGAFFEFVRFEDLDGQGRPPRDAEAIPLEQVQVGQRYAVILSTCSGLWRYHIGDTIRFTSLAPHFIEFTGRDRFLDKLEEKVTQGEVERAIAELNDFGRWNVREFMVGADVQARRHVWVLAASEDGGNVDQAADVLDAALCGMNADYATFRSQGRINPPQVLVAGEGAIYEWSKTVRGKLGGQTKIPHIDPTADSSMIASLREFAGRG